From a single Brassica napus cultivar Da-Ae chromosome C9, Da-Ae, whole genome shotgun sequence genomic region:
- the LOC106435688 gene encoding probable pectinesterase/pectinesterase inhibitor 60 gives MMHKISILSLHLLLLLCFHPLTTTADGNFTTGIDTWCDQTPYPDPCNHYFRRHNGYRLPTHLSEFRAMLVEAAMDRAISAQDKLKMSGLNCTDCRKQAILTDCIDLYGDTVLQLNRTLQGLSPKAAGEPCTDVDAQTWLSTALTNTETCRRGSSDLNVSDFTTPIVSNTKISHLISNCLAVNGALLTTGNNDTTITDDPKVFPAWVSRKERRLLKFQSARTVPANVVVAKDGSGHVKTVQAAIELAGRRKVTSGLFVIYVKRGIYQENINVRLNNDNLMLVGDGMRYTIITGGRSVKEGYTTYSSATAGIEGLHFIAKGITFRNTAGPAKGQAVALRSSSDLSIFYRCAMEGYQDTLMVHSQRQFYRECYIFGTIDFIFGNAAVVFQNCIILPRRPLHGQSNVITAQGRADPFQNTGISIQNSIIQPAVDLKPVVRSVKTYLGRPWMKYSRTVILKTYLDSFVSPVGWSPWIKGSTYALDTLFYAEYKNIGPASSTRWRVRWKGFHVLNKASDASAFTVGRFITGTAWLPRTGIPFSSGL, from the exons ATGATGCATAAAATCTCTATTCTATCTCTACACTTACTATTACTACTCTGTTTCCATCCTCTCACCACCACAGCGGACGGTAATTTCACCACCGGCATTGATACATGGTGCGATCAAACTCCATACCCTGATCCGTGCAATCACTACTTCCGACGCCACAACGGTTATCGCCTACCGACACATCTATCCGAGTTCAGGGCAATGCTGGTGGAAGCAGCCATGGATCGGGCCATATCCGCTCAAGACAAGCTGAAGATGTCCGGTCTGAACTGTACTGATTGCCGGAAACAAGCCATTTTGACAGACTGCATTGACCTATATGGAGACACTGTCCTTCAGCTAAACAGGACGCTGCAAGGCTTGTCTCCAAAAGCCGCCGGAGAACCGTGCACCGACGTTGACGCTCAAACGTGGCTGAGCACCGCGCTTACAAACACAGAGACATGCCGACGCGGCTCCTCTGATCTTAACGTCTCAGATTTCACCACACCAATCGTTTCAAACACCAAGATCTCCCACCTAATAAGCAACTGCTTAGCCGTCAACGGAGCCCTCTTGACCACCGGAAACAACGATACCACCATCACTGATGATCCGAAGGTTTTTCCAGCATGGGTTTCCCGTAAAGAGAGGAGACTTCTGAAATTTCAATCGGCACGTACCGTCCCAGCCAACGTCGTGGTGGCCAAGGACGGATCGGGGCATGTCAAGACTGTGCAAGCAGCTATTGAACTGGCTGGACGGAGAAAGGTGACGTCAGGGTTGTTTGTGATTTACGTGAAGAGAGGGATATATCAAGAAAACATAAACGTACGTCTCAATAACGATAACCTAATGTTGGTCGGCGACGGAATGAGATACACCATTATCACCGGAGGTCGCAGTGTCAAAGAAGGCTACACAACTTATAGTTCTGCCACTGCCG GTATCGAGGGGCTTCACTTCATAGCGAAAGGCATAACATTTCGGAACACAGCGGGTCCAGCTAAAGGCCAGGCCGTGGCACTCCGGTCATCTTCAGACCTCTCAATCTTTTACAGATGCGCAATGGAAGGATACCAAGACACACTGATGGTCCATTCGCAACGCCAGTTTTACCGCGAGTGCTACATCTTCGGAACCATCGATTTCATCTTTGGAAATGCAGCCGTAGTTTTCCAAAACTGTATCATCCTCCCTCGTCGGCCACTACATGGACAATCCAATGTAATAACCGCACAAGGTCGTGCTGATCCTTTTCAAAACACAGGTATCTCTATCCAAAACTCAATAATCCAACCAGCTGTCGATCTAAAACCTGTGGTCCGTAGCGTTAAGACGTACTTGGGCCGGCCTTGGATGAAATACTCGCGCACTGTGATTCTTAAGACGTATTTggatagttttgtgagtccagtTGGGTGGTCTCCGTGGATCAAAGGTTCGACGTACGCTCTCGACACATTGTTCTATGCAGAATATAAGAATATTGGACCAGCTTCGTCGACGAGGTGGCGTGTCCGTTGGAAAGGTTTTCATGTGCTAAATAAAGCTTCCGATGCTTCTGCTTTCACTGTTGGAAGATTCATCACAGGTACTGCATGGCTCCCACGTACCGGCATACCCTTCTCTTCCGGACTCTAA